One Halosegnis longus DNA window includes the following coding sequences:
- a CDS encoding peroxiredoxin, whose translation MLTVGDTAPEIRAKNQHGEDVTPAFEEPTVVYFYPKDFTGGCTIEANEFQDALPEYRDSGITVYGVSMDDTESHADFAEEHGLEFELLADPDGTVAEAFGLDTSEGYTERLTFVLVGGEVVATYDTEMADPAGHAREVLDETRALAE comes from the coding sequence ATGCTCACAGTCGGGGATACAGCACCGGAGATTCGCGCGAAGAACCAACACGGCGAGGACGTGACGCCGGCCTTCGAGGAGCCGACGGTCGTCTACTTCTACCCGAAGGATTTCACCGGCGGCTGTACCATCGAGGCGAACGAGTTCCAGGACGCCCTGCCGGAGTATCGCGACTCGGGCATCACCGTCTACGGGGTCTCGATGGACGATACGGAGTCGCACGCCGACTTCGCCGAGGAACACGGGCTGGAGTTCGAACTGCTCGCCGACCCGGACGGGACGGTGGCGGAAGCGTTCGGACTCGACACGAGCGAAGGATACACGGAACGGCTGACATTCGTGCTCGTTGGTGGGGAGGTCGTCGCGACGTACGACACGGAGATGGCAGACCCCGCGGGCCACGCGCGTGAAGTGCTGGACGAGACGCGCGCGCTCGCCGAGTAA